The following are encoded together in the Panicum virgatum strain AP13 chromosome 6K, P.virgatum_v5, whole genome shotgun sequence genome:
- the LOC120712457 gene encoding myb-related protein 306-like, whose protein sequence is MGRPPCCEKAGVKKGPWTPEEDLVLVSYVQEHGPGNWRAVPTNTGLMRCSKSCRLRWTNYLRPGIKRGNFSVKEEKLIIHLQALLGNRWAAIASYLPDRTDNDIKNYWNTHLKKKLATMGADGAGAGGAEARSGRAAAPKGQWERRLQTDIHTARQALREALSLDPVKLPPAKTEPLPQPAPAQPSQAAYASSAENIARLLEGWMRPGTGSAGTKAPSGSRSSASAVSGGEGASASHSGTARTPEGSTGTSKAEDAGPMPAFSMLESWLLDDGMGHGDAGLMGVPLADPCEFF, encoded by the exons ATGGGGAGGCCGCCGTGCTGCGAGAAGGCCGGGGTGAAGAAGGGGCCGTGGACGCCGGAGGAGGACCTCGTGCTCGTCTCCTACGTGCAGGAGCACGGCCCCGGCAACTGGCGCGCCGTGCCCACCAACACCG GGCTGATGCGCTGCAGCAAGAGCTGCCGGCTCCGCTGGACCAACTACCTCCGCCCGGGCATCAAGCGCGGCAACTTCAGCGTCAAGGAGGAGAAGCTCATCATCCACCTCCAGGCGCTGCTCGGCAACAG GTGGGCGGCGATTGCGTCGTACCTCCCGGACCGGACGGACAACGACATCAAGAACTACTGGAACACCCACCTCAAGAAGAAGCTCGCCACGATGGgcgccgacggcgccggcgccggcggcgccgaggcgagGAGCGGCAGGGCGGCCGCGCCCAAGGGGCAGTGGGAGCGCCGCCTGCAGACGGACATCCACACCGCGCGCCAGGCGCTCCGTGAGGCCCTGTCCCTTGACCCCGTCAAGCTGCCGCCCGCCAAGACGGagccgctgccgcagccggcgccggcgcagccCAGCCAGGCGGCGTACGCGTCCAGCGCCGAGAACATCGCGCGCCTGCTGGAGGGCTGGATGCGCCCCGGCACCGGCAGCGCCGGGACGAAGGCGCCCTCCGGCTCCAGGTCGTCCGCGTCGGCCgtctccggcggcgagggcgcgtcGGCGAGCCACAGCGGCACGGCGCGCACGCCTGAGGGGTCCACTGGGACCAGCAAGGCGGAGGATGCGGGCCCGATGCCGGCCTTCTCGATGCTGGAGAGCTGGCTGCTCGACGACGGCATGGGGCACGGCGACGCGGGGCTCATGGGCGTGCCGCTCGCCGACCCGTGCGAGTTCTTTTAG
- the LOC120712458 gene encoding mini zinc finger protein 4-like, whose translation MMKRMVILRRCHPPPPPPAVLLGGCGGGGVRYGECRRNHAASMGGHAVDGCREFLAEGEDGTAAALRCAACGCHRSFHRRVVRRCCCRDDDDASAAGARLWRGGEGCSPESSASSATPR comes from the coding sequence atgatgaagaggatggTGATCCTGCGGCGGTgccacccaccgccgccgccgccggcggtgctcctgggcgggtgcggcggcggcggcgtgcggtacGGTGAGTGCCGGAGGAACCACGCGGCGAGCATGGGCGGGCACGCCGTGGACGGGTGCCGCGAGTTCCTGGCCGAGGGGGAGgacggcaccgccgccgcgctccgctgCGCGGCGTGCGGGTGCCACCGCAGCTTCCACCGCCGCGTCgtgcggcgctgctgctgccgcgacgacgacgacgcctcggcggccggcgcccgcctctggcggggcggcgagggcTGCTCGCCGGAGTCCTCGGCGTCCAGCGCCACGCCGAGGTAG